CGAAGCCGACGACCGACGACTGAGCGGCGGAGATGCCGGAAACGCCGGATCGGCGACGCTCGAGAGGGGCGAACAGCCAGCGGAACTGCGCTCTTCGCGAGGGGTTCGCCGGACACCCCCCTTAACCCCGTCGCGGTACGTCGTTACATCGACGCGGACTGACCGCCTTCTCAGTGATAAATTCTCGTCCGACTGACGGTTCGGATAGTCGCCAGCGCGCTTATTTACACCGCGGTCAAACCGCGTGGTATGACAACACAGTACGCAGCGCTGCGGAACGTCCTCCTCGTCGTTCGCGGCGGACCGGGCGAGTGGCTCGTCGACAAGCGCCTGAACGACCGCGACATCGAGTGTCTCGGCGTCGCACCCGACGGGAAAACGGCGTTCTGCGGGACGTTCGACGCGGGTCTCTGGCGGAGCGACAACGAAGGACAGACGTGGCACCGCGTCGGCGACGAGACGCTCACCGACCCCGTGATGTCGGTGGCCGTCGACCCGACCGATTCCGAGGTGGTGTGGGCGGGGACCGAACCCAGCGCGGTCTATCGGTCGACCGACAGCGGCGACACGTGGGATCAGTGTGACGGGCTGACCGACCTCCCCTCCGCGAAGGAGTGGTCGTTTCCGCCGCGACCCGACACCCACCACGTCCGCTGGATAGAGGTCGATCCCACCGAGTCCGACCACCTCTACGTCGGCATCGAGGCGGGTGCGCTGGTGCAAACCCACGACGGCGGCGAGACGTGGGAGGACCGCGTGCCCTCGGCGCGGCGGGATAACCATAGCCTCACGACGCATGCAGACGCGCCGAATCGGGTATGGTCGGCGGCGGGCGACGGCTACGCCGAGAGCGACGACGGCGGCGAGACGTGGGACCACCCCCAGGAGGGCCTCGGCCACCGCTACTGCTGGAGCGTCGCCGTCGGCCGCGAGGCCAAGAACGTCCTCGTGTCGGCGGCCAGCGGCGCGCGGACCGCGCACAACGCCGACTCCGCCGACTCGTACGTCTACCGGCGTCGACCCGGCGAGGCTTGGGAGCGCCTCGACGGGCTGCCGACCGGCGAGGGCGTGACGCGGCCCGTGCTCTCGTCGGACGGAAACGGGTCGTTCTACGCGCTGTCGAACCGCGGAATCTATCGGTCGCAGAACAGCGGGAAGTCGTGGAACCGCGTCGACATCCCGTGGCCGGAGGCGTACGAGTCACAGACGGCGCGCGGGTTAGCGGTTGTCACAGAGTCGTAGCGTCGGCAGTACCGTCGGTCCGTATCGATAAACGTCGGCAGCCGCCAGCGTCGACGGTCGTCTGCGTCGACGGTCGTCAGATACCGTCACCGGACGCCGGGTCGGCGCGGATGCTCTCGGCAACGTTCTCCGACGAGAAGGACACATCGGCGTCGGCTTCGGAGGCGGGCACGTCTTCGGAACTCGACGGCGCGGACGGGAAGGAGAGTCGCCGCTCCTCGTCGTCGGGGAAGACGATTTCGAGTCGTTGAGTCGCCCCGAGGAGGCGCGTGTTCGGCACGTCGTCACTCTCGTCGTCGAGCGTCCCGCAGGAGTACGTCCCGGGTTTATCGACGCCCGGGTAGTCGTCGCGCGTCTCGACGAGCAGCTTACCGAACACCCGGTCGAGATTCTCCTCGGCCAGAATCGATTCGAGGTCCGAGTAGCGGTCACCCATGAACGACTCCCGCATGTCGAAGAAGAGGACCAGGTCGTCGTGGCCGTCGCCGTTGGGGTCGTTTGGGTCGCAGGCCTCGTCGACGTTTCGGTAACGCGTTTCGACCGTCCCGACGTTCTCGCCGTTGGACGGGACGCCGACGTTCGGGATGCGATCGGTTCGAACTCCGACGAGCGCGTTCGCGGCGAAATCGACGCTCTCGACGCCGACGTTCGCGATGTATCGCGTCTCACCGGCGTCGAGGCGGAACTGCTCGGAGTCGGCGGCCCCGCTCTCAACGATGTAGGCGTTGACGAGCACGGAAAACGAGTTCGGGTTGTGGAGGACGAAGCCGCCGCACGTCCCGACCCCCCGGACCGATTTTAGGTCGGAGCAGGCGGGAACGTCGATTTCGACCGTCTCGTCGAGGGTAAACGGGTCGAAGGAGTCGTCGACGACGTGGACCGACTGGGAGTTGTCCGCGCGCTCCGCGCGGATACGGAGCGTCTGCCCGGAGAACGCCTCGTTCACCTCATCGACGCTTCCGCCGGAGATCTCGGTGATGCGGAACTCCTCACCCGTCTCCTCGACTGTCACCGTCGCGTCGACTGCGGGGTCGACACCGACGTTCGTGAAGACGAGGGTGTCGCACCCGTACGTCGAGACGGCGAGTCGCGGGTCGTCCCGTTCGTAGTTACAGTCGCCGACGACCAGCTCATCCGTCGGTCGGCCGTTCACCGGCACTTGCCCGAACGAGGCTTCGGCAGAGAGGCGGAGCGTCCGCGTCTCGTCCTCGGGAACGTCGAACTCGACTTCGAGA
This genomic stretch from Haloprofundus salilacus harbors:
- a CDS encoding WD40/YVTN/BNR-like repeat-containing protein — encoded protein: MTTQYAALRNVLLVVRGGPGEWLVDKRLNDRDIECLGVAPDGKTAFCGTFDAGLWRSDNEGQTWHRVGDETLTDPVMSVAVDPTDSEVVWAGTEPSAVYRSTDSGDTWDQCDGLTDLPSAKEWSFPPRPDTHHVRWIEVDPTESDHLYVGIEAGALVQTHDGGETWEDRVPSARRDNHSLTTHADAPNRVWSAAGDGYAESDDGGETWDHPQEGLGHRYCWSVAVGREAKNVLVSAASGARTAHNADSADSYVYRRRPGEAWERLDGLPTGEGVTRPVLSSDGNGSFYALSNRGIYRSQNSGKSWNRVDIPWPEAYESQTARGLAVVTES